One genomic segment of Erythrolamprus reginae isolate rEryReg1 chromosome 2, rEryReg1.hap1, whole genome shotgun sequence includes these proteins:
- the NAA35 gene encoding N-alpha-acetyltransferase 35, NatC auxiliary subunit: protein MVMKAAVDDDDSGWEMNIAEKMEKGNTNWIDITQDFEDCCKELKLGELLHDKLFGLFEAMSAIEMMDPKMDAGMIGNQVNRKVLNFEQAIKDGTIKVKDLSLPELIGIMDTCFCCLITWLEGHSLAQTVFTCLYIHNPDIIEDPAMKAFALGILKICDIAREKVNKAAVFEEEDFQSMTYGFKMANSVSDLRVTGMLKDVEDDLQRRVKSTRSRQGEERDPEVELEHQQCFAVFSRVKFTRILLTVLIAFTKKETSAVAEAQKLLTQAADLLSAIHNLIHHGIQAQNDTTKGDHPIMMGFEPLVNQRLLPPTFPRYAKIIKREEMVNYFSKLIERIKTVCEVINLTNLHCILDFFCEFSEQSPCVLSRSLLQTTFLVDNKKVFGTHLMQDMVKDALRSFVSPPVLSPKCCLYNNHQAKDYIDSFVTHCVRPFCSLIQIHGHNRARQRDKLGHILEEFATLQDEAEKVDAALHSMLLKQEPQRQHLACLGTWVLYHNLRIMIQYLLSGFELELYSMHEYYYIYWYLSEFLYAWLMSTLSRADSSQMAEERIMEEQQKGRSNKKTKKKKKARPLSREITMSQAYQNMCAGMYKTMIAFDMDGKVRKPKFELDSEQVRYEHRFAPFNSVITPPPVHYLQFKEMSDLNKYTPPPQSSDLYMAASKHFQQAKMILENISNPDNEVNRILKVAKPNIVVMKLLAGGHKKDSKVPPEFDFSPHRYFPVVKLV from the exons TTTTGGTCTGTTTGAAGCCATGTCTGCTATTGAAATGATGGATCCTAAGATGGATGCCGGTATGATTGGAAACCAAGTTAATCGTAAAGTTCTTAACTTCGAACAAGCTATCAAG GATGGGACCATTAAAGTTAAAGACTTATCCTTGCCTGAATTGATAGGAATAATGGACACTTGCTTTTGCTGCTTG ATAACATGGCTAGAAGGCCATTCTTTGGCACAGACAGTATTCACCTGCCTCTACATTCATAATCCTGACATTATTGAAGATCCTGCTATGAAGGCATTTGCACTGGGTATCCTGAAAATTTGCGATATTGCTAGAGAAAAAGTAAACAAAGCAGCAGTATTTGAAGAG gAAGATTTTCAGTCTATGACATATGGATTTAAAATGGCAAACAGTGTGTCAGATCTTCGAGTTACAG GTATGCTAAAGGATGTTGAAGATGACCTGCAACGGCGAGTTAAG AGCACTCGAAGCCGACAAGGAGAAGAGAGAGATCCAGAAGTAGAACTTGAA CATCAGCAATGCTTTGCGGTATTCAGCAGAGTGAAGTTTACCCGGATATTACTGACTGTATTAATAGCCTTTACCAAGAAAGAG ACTAGTGCAGTTGCAGAAGCTCAGAAGCTGCTGACGCAGGCTGCTGATTTGCTGTCTGCGATTCACAACTTAATACACCATGGTATTCAGGCTCAGAATGATACCACCAAAGGAG ATCACCCTATAATGATGGGCTTTGAACCATTAGTTAATCAGAGATTACTCCCGCCAACTTTTCCTCGATAtgcaaaaattattaaaagaGAAGAAATGGTTAACTATTTTTCAAAACTTATAGAACGAATCAAAACTGTATGCGAAGTCATCAATTTAACCAATTTGCATTGCATACTA GATTTTTTTTGTGAGTTTAGTGAACAATCGCCCTGCGTTCTTTCAAGATCACTGTTACAG ACCACTTTTCTTGTGGACAATAAAAAAGTGTTTGGTACTCACCTTATGCAAGACATGGTAAAAGATGCCCTAAGATCTTTCGTCAGTCCGCCAGTACTTTCCCCAAA GTGTTGTCTTTATAACAATCACCAGGCCAAAGACTATATTGATTCCTTTGTCACACACTGTGTTCGA CCATTTTGCAGTTTGATTCAAATTCATGGGCATAATAGAGCTCGGCAGAGAGATAAACTTGGCCATATTCTTGAAGAATTTGCTACCTTGCAGGATGAG GCAGAGAAAGTGGATGCAGCTCTTCACAGTATGCTCTTGAAACAAGAACCTCAAAGGCAGCATTTGGCCTGCTTGGGCACATGGGTCCTCTACCATAATCTTCGCATCATGATACAATATCTTCTCAGTGGGTTTGAACTGGAGCTGTACAGTATGCATGAATATTATTACATATATTG GTACCTTTCTGAATTCCTGTATGCGTGGCTAATGTCAACACTCAGTCGTGCTGATAGTTCTCAGATGGCTGAAGAAAGAATAATGGAAGAACAACAGAAAGGCCggagtaataaaaaaacaaagaaaaagaaaaaag CTCGTCCTCTGAGTAGAGAGATTACAATGAGCCAAGCCTATCAAAATATGTGTGCTGGAATGTACAAG ACTATGATTGCTTTTGACATGGATGGTAAAGTGAGGAAGCCAAAATTTGAACTTGATAGTGAACAGGTTCGATACGAACATCGGTTTGCCCCCTTCAACAGTGTCATCACACCACCACCAGTGCACTATTTGCAATTCAAG GAAATGTCTGATCTAAACAAATACACTCCTCCGCCTCAGTCTTCTGATCTCTACATGGCTGCTAGCAAACATTTCCAGCAAGCTAAAATGATACTGGAGAATATCTCTAACCCAGATAATGAG GTCAATcgaattcttaaagttgccaagcccAATATTGTTGTGATGAAGCTGCTGGCAGGAGGTCACAAAAAGGATTCTAAA gTTCCTCCAGAATTTGATTTTTCTCCTCATAGATATTTCCCAGTAGTGAAACTTGTTTAG